A portion of the Pagrus major chromosome 8, Pma_NU_1.0 genome contains these proteins:
- the LOC141001439 gene encoding muscarinic acetylcholine receptor M2-like: METLNSSHSTNTSSVDDASLFSVSPYTSVEIVLIILVAGSLSLITVIGNILVMLSIKVNRNLQTVNNYFLFSLACADLIIGVCSMNLYTVYIVIGYWPLGAVVCDLWLAVDYVVSNASVMNLLIISFDRYFCVTKPLSYPAHRSTKMAGLMIAAAWVLSFILWAPAILFWQFIVGGRTVPPNECYIQFFSNPAVTFGTAIAAFYLPVAIMIHLYWRISKASRSRVRRESRKTSGTSLGEGPYPSQEDGCESQNNCIAAKEAQEEAGHEKEKQQNGSGPCKNERTVQVEATTDGVHPSTSKDTAVSASSQKGSEGEKTNQTQPPSPGNSAADRQSLVTRNLFKVTKQTAVAKWRRKGISSREKKVTRTIMAILVAFVVTWTPYNVMVLINTFCSVCIPNALWTIGYWLCYINSTINPACYALCNATFKNTFKHLLLCQYKNIRTAR; encoded by the exons ATGGAGACTCTGAATTCGTCCCAcagcaccaacaccagcagCGTGGACGACGCCAGCCTCTTCTCTGTGAGTCCGTACACGAGCGTGGAGATTGTGCTCATCATCCTGGTGGCCGGGTCTCTGAGTTTGATCACTGTCATCGGAAACATCCTGGTCATGCTCTCTATTAAG GTAAACAGGAACCTGCAGACCGTCAACAACTACTTCCTGTTCAGCCTGGCCTGTGCAGACCTCATTATTGGCGTCTGCTCCATGAACCTCTACACTGTCTATATTGTGATTGGCTACTGGCCCCTGGGAGCCGTGGTGTGTGACCTGTGGTTGGCTGTCGATTATGTTGTCAGCAACGCCTCAGTCATGAACCTCCTCATCATCAGTTTTGACCGTTACTTCTGCGTCACCAAGCCGCTCAGCTACCCAGCGCACCGCAGCACCAAGATGGCGGGTCTGATGATCGCCGCGGCCTGGGTCTTGTCCTTCATCCTGTGGGCTCCGGCCATTTTGTTCTGGCAGTTCATCGTTGGCGGGAGAACCGTCCCGCCAAACGAGTGCTACATCCAGTTCTTCTCAAACCCAGCGGTGACATTCGGGACAGCCATAGCAGCTTTTTACCTACCTGTCGCCATCATGATCCACCTCTACTGGCGCATCTCCAAGGCCAGCCGCAGCCGGGTGAGGAGGGAAAGCAGGAAGACGTCAGGCACCAGTCTGGGGGAAGGCCCCTACCCCAGCCAGGAGGACGGGTGTGAGAGCCAGAACAACTGCATCGCAGCAAAAGAAGCTCAGGAGGAGGCTGGACACGagaaggagaagcagcagaACGGAAGCGGGCCCTGCAAAAACGAAAGGACTGTCCAGGTGGAAGCCACCACAGACGGCGTCCACCCTTCGACGTCTAAGGACACAGCCGTCTCTGCATCGTCACAGAAAGGCTCAGAGGGCGAgaagacaaatcaaacacaGCCACCTTCCCCGGGGAACTCAGCCGCTGACAGACAAAGTTTGGTCACAAGGAACCTGTTCAAG GTAACAAAGCAGACTGCTGTAGcaaagtggaggaggaagggcATCTCATCCAGGGAGAAAAAGGTGACGCGCACCATCATGGCCATCCTGGTCGCTTTTGTGGTCACGTGGACGCCGTACAACGTGATGGTCCTAATCAACACCTTCTGTTCCGTCTGCATCCCAAACGCCCTGTGGACCATCGGCTACTGGCTCTGCTACATCAACAGCACCATCAACCCGGCCTGCTACGCCCTCTGCAACGCCACCTTCAAAAACACCTTCAAGCACCTGCTTCTGTGCCAGTACAAGAACATACGAACAGCGCGATGA